One region of Phragmites australis chromosome 18, lpPhrAust1.1, whole genome shotgun sequence genomic DNA includes:
- the LOC133899199 gene encoding uncharacterized protein LOC133899199, whose product MTITEDVPPEISGHPAHRAHKLKLVATDDRQFRCDGCMERGVGTRYRCEYERCNFDLHTCCAVAPATLKHPLFGDRAFVFLLEPPATTGGKGEGRSRRRSRVCDACGEDVRGFVYHCFEADLDLHPCCAHLQELMLQDGQVLKLRREASRPCGMCGRNGRRSNFWAYRISWEGEAVDLHVACMTEMARLSWDAEYQNRVGGGQIVQPRGLTADDMLKSLPSRTRRSSGFQQFCRIVSVVLSVIVAVIFGNPMAMIAAVAGPGGFLRG is encoded by the coding sequence ATGACGATCACCGAGGACGTTCCTCCGGAGATCTCGGGCCACCCGGCACACCGGGCGCACAAGCTGAAGCTGGTGGCGACCGACGACCGGCAGTTCAGGTGCGACGGCTGCATGGAGCGCGGCGTCGGCACCAGGTACAGGTGCGAGTACGAGCGCTGCAACTTCGACCTCCACACCTGCTGTGCCGTCGCGCCAGCTACCCTGAAGCACCCCCTGTTCGGCGACCGCGCGTTCGTGTTCCTCCTCGAGCCCCCCGCCACCACCGGAGGCAAGGGCGAGGGCAGGAGCAGGCGAAGGAGCAGAGTCTGCGACGCCTGCGGCGAGGACGTGCGCGGCTTCGTCTACCACTGCTTCGAGGCCGACCTCGACCTCCACCCTTGCTGCGCGCACCTGCAGGAGCTCATGCTCCAGGATGGCCAAGTCTTAAAGCTCCGCCGCGAGGCGTCTCGCCCGTGCGGCATGTGCGGCCGGAACGGGCGCCGCAGCAACTTCTGGGCGTACCGCATCAGTTGGGAAGGCGAGGCTGTGGACCTGCATGTGGCGTGCATGACGGAGATGGCTCGCCTGAGCTGGGACGCCGAGTACCAGAACCGGGTCGGCGGCGGCCAGATCGTACAGCCGAGGGGCCTGACTGCGGACGACATGCTAAAGAGCTTGCCCAGTAGGACGCGGAGGAGCAGCGGGTTCCAGCAGTTCTGCAGGATCGTCAGTGTTGTCCTGAGCGTCATCGTCGCGGTGATCTTTGGGAACCCCATGGCCATGATCGCCGCCGTAGCAGGGCCCGGCGGCTTTCTCCGCGGTTAG